A single genomic interval of Solimonas sp. K1W22B-7 harbors:
- a CDS encoding DUF2721 domain-containing protein: MVEEGQVLSIAHTIQLAVAPVFLLAGIGSMLGVLTNRLARVIDKARKLEERFPAAADPVAPDIAYQAELRVLARRARYLQVAIGCCVGCALLVALVVVTLFVSAVFDLNAFAVVAFLFIAAMLAFITGLLCFMREIHLGLINLRIGPRPRV; this comes from the coding sequence ATGGTCGAGGAAGGTCAGGTCCTGTCGATCGCCCACACGATCCAGCTGGCGGTGGCGCCGGTGTTCCTGCTGGCCGGCATCGGCTCCATGCTCGGCGTGCTGACCAACCGCCTGGCGCGGGTGATCGACAAGGCGCGCAAGCTGGAAGAGCGCTTTCCCGCTGCTGCCGACCCGGTCGCGCCCGATATCGCCTACCAGGCCGAGCTGCGGGTGCTGGCGCGCCGCGCGCGCTACCTGCAGGTCGCCATCGGCTGCTGCGTCGGCTGCGCCCTGCTTGTGGCGCTGGTGGTGGTGACCCTGTTCGTCTCGGCGGTGTTCGACCTCAATGCCTTCGCCGTGGTGGCCTTCCTGTTCATCGCCGCGATGCTGGCCTTCATCACCGGCCTGCTGTGCTTCATGCGCGAGATCCATTTGGGCCTGATCAATCTGCGCATCGGGCCACGGCCAAGGGTATAG
- the metH gene encoding methionine synthase yields MSIPARHALLQDLLKRRILILDGAMGTMIQRHRLEEEHYRGERFRDWHRDVKGNNDLLVLTQPGIILDIHRQYLAAGADIIETNTFNSTTVALHDYGMEALAYELNLEAARLARQAADEHSTPERPRFVAGAIGPTNRTASISPDVNDPGFRNVSYSELVTAYIEQARGLLDGGSDILLIETIFDTLNAKAAIFACETLFEELGARWPVILSGTITDASGRTLSGQTTEAFWNAIRHAKPLAVGLNCALGGKDMRPYIAELSRLADCLVSCYPNAGLPNAFGEYDEKPEDTAAIVGEFATAGLVNIVGGCCGTTPDHIGAIARAVEGIQPRQPATPPPACRLSGLEPFNIGEDTLFVNVGERTNVTGSAKFRDLIKAGDYTAAVAVARQQVEAGAQVIDVNMDEGMLDGKAAMVRFLSLIASEPDIARVPIMIDSSKWEIIEAGLQCVQGKPIVNSISMKEGEEKFIEQARLCRKYGAAAVVMAFDEDGQADTLERRKTICARAYRILVDQVGFPPEDIIFDPNIFAVATGIEAHNLYGLDFIQAVTWIKANLPHALISGGVSNVSFSFRGNNHVRESIHSVFLYHAIREGMDMGIVNAGALMVYDQLDPELRERIEDVILFRREDATERLLEIAGRFKGEKQEARVEDLAWREQSPRERIKYALIKGIDQYVEVDTEELRASLSAEGKRPIEVIEGPLMDGMNVVGDLFGAGKMFLPQVVKSARVMKKAVAYLIPYIEAEKKPGEVSRANGKIIMATVKGDVHDIGKNIVGVVLQCNNYDVVDLGVMVPAQKILDAARAEKADIIGLSGLITPSLDEMVNLAREMERQGFDIPLLIGGATTSRAHTSVKIDPAYHGPVVWVKDASRSVPVAAALLSAEQKPKLLAELKKDYDQIRERHAAKDRQEKFLPLDKARANRTPIDWSGYRPPRPRMLLQQAKDVCEGPACDHHHEHATQFVKVFKDYPLAELREYIDWQPFFIAWEMKGKFPELLNNPATSDAARKLFADAQAMLDQLINEKWLRAAGVIGLFPAAQVDHDDVEVYTDETRQAVAARLLNLRQQGDHREGVPNRCLADYVAPKQTGLHDYVGGFAVTTGIGCAERVAAFRKELDDYSAIMLEALADRLAEAFAERLHQRVRKEFWAYVPDEHLDNEALISEKYAGIRPAPGYAACPEHSEKGKLWQLLDVENNCGIQLTESYAMWPGAAVSGWYYSHPQSQYFVLGRINREQVADYARRKGWTLAEAEKWLSPNLGYEPED; encoded by the coding sequence ATGTCCATTCCCGCCCGCCACGCCCTGCTGCAAGACCTGCTCAAGCGCCGCATCCTGATCCTGGATGGCGCCATGGGGACCATGATCCAGCGCCACCGGCTCGAGGAAGAGCACTACCGTGGCGAACGGTTCCGCGACTGGCACCGCGACGTCAAGGGGAACAACGACCTGCTGGTGCTGACCCAGCCCGGGATCATCCTGGACATCCACCGCCAGTACCTCGCGGCCGGCGCGGACATCATCGAGACCAACACCTTCAACTCCACCACGGTCGCGTTGCACGACTATGGCATGGAGGCGCTGGCCTACGAGCTGAACCTGGAGGCCGCCAGGCTGGCGCGCCAGGCGGCCGACGAGCACTCCACGCCGGAGCGGCCGCGCTTCGTCGCCGGCGCCATCGGCCCCACCAACCGCACCGCCAGCATCTCGCCGGACGTCAACGACCCGGGCTTCCGCAACGTCAGCTACAGCGAGCTGGTGACGGCCTACATCGAGCAGGCGCGCGGCCTGCTCGACGGCGGCTCCGACATCCTGCTGATCGAGACGATCTTCGACACGCTCAACGCCAAGGCGGCGATCTTCGCCTGCGAGACCCTGTTCGAGGAACTGGGCGCGCGCTGGCCGGTGATCCTGTCCGGCACCATCACCGACGCCTCCGGCCGCACCCTGTCGGGCCAGACCACCGAGGCCTTCTGGAACGCCATCCGCCATGCCAAGCCGCTGGCGGTGGGCCTCAACTGCGCGCTGGGCGGCAAGGACATGCGGCCCTACATCGCCGAGCTGTCGCGCCTGGCGGACTGCCTGGTGTCCTGCTATCCCAATGCCGGCCTGCCCAATGCCTTCGGCGAGTACGACGAGAAGCCCGAGGACACCGCCGCCATCGTCGGCGAGTTCGCCACGGCCGGCCTGGTCAACATCGTCGGCGGCTGCTGCGGCACCACGCCCGACCATATCGGCGCCATCGCCCGGGCGGTCGAGGGCATCCAGCCGCGCCAGCCGGCCACGCCGCCGCCGGCCTGCCGCCTGTCCGGCCTGGAGCCGTTCAATATCGGCGAGGACACGCTGTTCGTGAACGTCGGCGAGCGTACCAACGTCACCGGCTCGGCCAAGTTCCGCGACCTGATCAAGGCCGGCGACTACACCGCCGCGGTGGCGGTGGCGCGCCAGCAGGTCGAGGCCGGCGCGCAGGTGATCGACGTCAACATGGACGAGGGCATGCTCGACGGCAAGGCCGCCATGGTGCGCTTCCTCAGCCTGATCGCCAGCGAACCCGACATCGCGCGCGTGCCGATCATGATCGACTCCTCCAAGTGGGAGATCATCGAGGCCGGCCTGCAGTGCGTGCAGGGCAAGCCCATCGTCAACTCCATCTCGATGAAGGAAGGCGAGGAGAAGTTCATCGAGCAGGCGCGCCTGTGCCGCAAGTACGGCGCCGCCGCCGTGGTCATGGCCTTCGACGAGGACGGCCAGGCCGACACCCTGGAGCGCCGCAAGACCATCTGCGCGCGCGCCTACCGGATCCTGGTCGACCAGGTCGGCTTCCCGCCCGAAGACATCATCTTCGACCCCAACATCTTTGCCGTCGCCACCGGCATCGAGGCGCACAACCTCTACGGCCTGGATTTCATCCAGGCCGTGACCTGGATCAAGGCCAACCTGCCGCACGCCCTGATCAGCGGCGGCGTGTCCAACGTGTCGTTCTCGTTCCGCGGCAACAACCACGTGCGCGAGTCGATCCACTCGGTGTTCCTCTACCACGCGATCCGCGAGGGCATGGACATGGGCATCGTCAATGCCGGCGCCCTGATGGTCTATGACCAGCTCGATCCGGAACTGCGCGAGCGCATCGAGGACGTGATCCTGTTCCGCCGCGAGGACGCCACCGAGCGCCTGCTGGAGATCGCCGGCCGCTTCAAGGGCGAGAAGCAGGAGGCCCGCGTCGAGGACCTGGCCTGGCGCGAGCAGTCGCCGCGCGAGCGCATCAAGTACGCCCTGATCAAGGGCATCGACCAGTACGTCGAGGTCGATACCGAGGAACTGCGCGCGTCCCTGTCCGCCGAGGGCAAGCGCCCGATCGAGGTCATCGAGGGCCCGCTGATGGACGGCATGAACGTCGTCGGCGACCTGTTCGGCGCCGGCAAGATGTTCCTGCCGCAGGTGGTCAAGTCGGCGCGCGTGATGAAGAAGGCGGTGGCCTATCTCATCCCCTACATCGAGGCCGAGAAGAAGCCGGGCGAGGTGTCGCGCGCCAACGGCAAGATCATCATGGCCACGGTCAAGGGCGACGTGCACGACATCGGCAAGAACATCGTCGGCGTCGTGCTCCAGTGCAACAACTACGACGTTGTCGACCTCGGCGTGATGGTGCCGGCGCAGAAGATCCTCGACGCCGCCCGCGCCGAGAAGGCCGACATCATCGGCCTGTCGGGCCTGATCACGCCTTCGCTGGACGAGATGGTGAATCTCGCCAGGGAGATGGAGCGCCAGGGCTTCGACATCCCGCTGCTGATCGGCGGCGCCACCACCTCGCGCGCGCATACCTCGGTCAAGATCGACCCGGCCTACCACGGCCCGGTGGTGTGGGTGAAGGACGCCTCGCGTTCGGTGCCGGTCGCCGCCGCGCTGCTGTCGGCCGAGCAGAAGCCGAAGCTGCTGGCCGAGCTGAAGAAGGACTACGACCAGATCCGCGAGCGCCACGCCGCCAAGGACCGCCAGGAGAAGTTCCTGCCGCTGGACAAGGCCCGCGCCAACCGCACGCCCATCGACTGGAGCGGTTACCGCCCGCCGCGTCCGCGCATGCTGCTGCAGCAGGCCAAGGACGTCTGCGAAGGCCCGGCCTGCGACCACCACCACGAGCACGCCACGCAGTTCGTGAAGGTGTTCAAGGACTACCCGCTGGCCGAGCTGCGCGAGTACATCGACTGGCAGCCGTTCTTCATCGCCTGGGAGATGAAGGGCAAGTTCCCCGAGCTGCTCAACAACCCCGCCACCAGCGATGCGGCGCGCAAGCTGTTCGCCGACGCGCAGGCGATGCTCGACCAGCTCATCAACGAGAAGTGGCTGCGCGCCGCTGGCGTGATCGGCCTGTTCCCGGCCGCCCAGGTGGATCACGACGACGTCGAGGTCTACACCGACGAGACGCGCCAGGCCGTGGCCGCGCGCCTGCTCAACCTGCGCCAGCAGGGCGATCACCGCGAGGGCGTGCCCAACCGCTGCCTGGCTGACTACGTGGCGCCGAAGCAGACCGGGCTGCACGACTACGTCGGCGGCTTTGCCGTCACCACCGGCATCGGCTGCGCCGAGCGGGTCGCCGCCTTCCGCAAGGAACTCGACGACTACAGCGCGATCATGCTCGAAGCCCTGGCCGACCGCCTGGCGGAAGCCTTCGCCGAGCGCCTGCACCAGCGCGTGCGCAAGGAGTTCTGGGCCTACGTGCCGGACGAGCACCTCGACAACGAGGCTTTGATCTCCGAGAAGTACGCCGGCATCCGCCCCGCCCCGGGCTATGCCGCCTGCCCGGAGCACAGCGAGAAGGGCAAGCTGTGGCAGCTGCTGGACGTGGAGAACAACTGCGGCATCCAGCTCACCGAGAGCTATGCCATGTGGCCGGGCGCCGCGGTGAGTGGCTGGTACTACTCGCATCCGCAATCGCAGTACTTCGTGCTGGGCCGCATCAACCGCGAGCAGGTCGCCGATTACGCCCGCCGCAAGGGCTGGACGCTGGCCGAGGCCGAGAAGTGGCTGTCGCCCAACCTGGGCTACGAGCCCGAGGACTGA
- a CDS encoding DUF1631 family protein — translation MSAQVHSLYPGQQGLNSLAPEAAGELLRELRGLVMRGLGERLGRMFNGADDLLFDMSERAANNDQQRVYFDTMRAIRLGRARIAEQYETRIRESFETLGVQVNGEQADPGEVDFENLALLESDDLEESIALSNMSGRAETAYQNALFELEKRLEWLGKHSPLQLPLTAIGPAGFCEAFRASLKVLEIEFSIKLVLYKLYERLVIGDLGSLYGEILALFDRFGIHPEKKTGPRKANAAMGGVGGAAAGAGGLAGGPPPASLPGPLPSLDEQTLGLLQQFGAQFPGMGAGGMGGLPGAAMGAMGGGIPGFGGMQGGQAYPGAVLGNAYADAMLASELMSAARGQSVQGLDPGHAWAMTQRAGLVGRMFNEIVADPNLPRGVTGAMEDLRFPVIKTALSDVSFFSDPQHPVRSLINDLASMAASTRAGGAPAVQRFEELARKVKQQFDLNAETVRPKAREAAPLEESDIERFLDQQIAHGRERRQAIVEKVRKVVSQELELNTLTQPVPETLEPLLRSGWGPMMAMRLLRHGHDSEVWRAGMELLHRVLFALNPKSPNARTAAEREALRRDIGVALAEVGMPEDRIDPLLTGLEQALDDVHHDAEEAVKRQSREEAEAAEAAVKKAKAKAKGKVKEAATIAVPPPPEPAPEPAPAPAAAIPSPEQMLEQLLQVGSWFRVYDRSNHDTRWLKVTSWYPQTQRVSFAEFDGKNVLTLHTKDLFEDLISGRSEPIDSAPATLNLLKVLREQNQPPAAAPAAEPAG, via the coding sequence ATGAGCGCCCAGGTCCACTCACTCTACCCCGGCCAGCAGGGGCTCAACAGCCTCGCCCCGGAGGCAGCCGGCGAGTTGCTGCGCGAACTGCGCGGCTTGGTGATGCGCGGCCTGGGCGAGCGCCTGGGGCGCATGTTCAACGGCGCCGACGACCTGCTGTTCGACATGAGCGAGCGCGCGGCCAACAACGACCAGCAGCGCGTCTACTTCGACACCATGCGCGCGATCCGCCTCGGCCGGGCGCGCATCGCCGAGCAGTACGAAACCCGCATCCGTGAATCCTTCGAGACCCTCGGGGTGCAGGTCAACGGCGAACAGGCGGACCCCGGCGAAGTCGATTTCGAGAACCTGGCCCTGCTGGAAAGCGATGACCTGGAAGAGTCGATCGCCCTGTCCAACATGTCCGGCCGCGCCGAGACCGCCTACCAGAACGCGCTGTTCGAGCTGGAGAAGCGCCTGGAGTGGCTGGGCAAGCACAGCCCGCTGCAGCTGCCGCTGACGGCGATAGGGCCGGCCGGCTTCTGCGAGGCCTTCCGCGCCTCGCTCAAGGTGCTGGAGATCGAGTTCAGCATCAAGCTGGTGCTGTACAAGCTCTATGAGCGCCTGGTGATCGGCGATCTCGGATCCCTCTATGGCGAGATCCTGGCCCTGTTCGACCGCTTCGGCATCCACCCGGAAAAGAAGACCGGGCCGCGCAAGGCGAATGCCGCCATGGGTGGCGTGGGTGGCGCGGCGGCCGGCGCGGGCGGTCTCGCCGGCGGCCCGCCGCCGGCCAGCCTGCCGGGCCCGCTGCCCTCGCTGGACGAACAGACCCTGGGCCTGCTGCAGCAGTTCGGCGCGCAGTTCCCCGGCATGGGTGCCGGCGGCATGGGCGGACTGCCGGGCGCCGCGATGGGCGCCATGGGCGGCGGCATCCCCGGCTTCGGTGGAATGCAGGGCGGCCAGGCCTATCCCGGCGCGGTGCTGGGCAATGCCTACGCCGACGCCATGCTCGCCTCGGAGCTGATGTCCGCTGCGCGCGGCCAGAGCGTGCAGGGCCTGGACCCTGGCCACGCCTGGGCGATGACGCAGCGCGCCGGCCTGGTCGGGCGCATGTTCAACGAGATCGTTGCCGACCCGAACCTGCCGCGCGGGGTCACCGGCGCCATGGAAGACCTGCGCTTCCCGGTGATCAAGACCGCACTGTCCGACGTCAGCTTCTTCTCCGATCCGCAGCACCCGGTGCGCTCGCTGATCAACGACCTCGCCTCGATGGCGGCGTCGACGCGTGCCGGCGGCGCGCCCGCGGTGCAGCGCTTCGAGGAACTGGCGCGCAAGGTCAAGCAGCAGTTCGACCTCAATGCCGAGACCGTGCGGCCCAAGGCCCGCGAGGCGGCGCCGCTGGAGGAAAGCGACATCGAACGCTTCCTCGACCAGCAGATCGCCCATGGCCGCGAGCGCCGCCAGGCGATCGTCGAGAAGGTGCGCAAGGTCGTCTCGCAGGAACTGGAGCTGAACACGCTGACGCAGCCGGTGCCCGAGACCCTGGAGCCGCTGCTGCGCTCCGGCTGGGGTCCGATGATGGCGATGCGCCTGCTGCGCCACGGCCACGACAGCGAGGTCTGGCGCGCCGGCATGGAATTGCTGCACCGCGTGCTGTTCGCGCTGAACCCGAAATCCCCGAACGCCCGCACCGCCGCCGAGCGCGAGGCCCTGCGCCGCGACATCGGCGTGGCGCTGGCCGAGGTCGGCATGCCGGAAGACCGCATCGACCCGCTGCTGACCGGCCTGGAACAGGCCCTGGACGACGTCCATCACGACGCCGAGGAAGCGGTGAAGCGCCAGTCGCGGGAAGAGGCTGAAGCAGCCGAGGCGGCGGTGAAGAAAGCCAAGGCCAAGGCCAAGGGCAAGGTCAAGGAAGCCGCGACCATCGCCGTGCCGCCGCCGCCGGAACCGGCACCGGAGCCGGCACCGGCACCGGCCGCGGCAATCCCGTCGCCCGAGCAGATGCTCGAGCAGTTGCTGCAGGTCGGCAGCTGGTTCCGCGTTTACGACCGTTCCAACCACGACACCCGCTGGCTCAAGGTCACTTCCTGGTACCCGCAGACCCAGCGCGTGTCGTTTGCCGAGTTCGACGGCAAGAACGTGCTGACGCTGCACACCAAGGACCTCTTCGAGGACCTGATCAGCGGCCGCTCCGAACCCATCGACAGCGCGCCGGCGACCCTGAACCTGCTCAAGGTGCTGCGCGAGCAGAACCAGCCGCCGGCAGCTGCACCCGCCGCCGAACCGGCGGGCTGA
- a CDS encoding SDR family oxidoreductase: MTRSAILITGAAAGIGRACAERFAREGWFVGVCDIDEAGASALARQFGAQGWSAKLDVTDPAAWDATLAAFFAASGGRLDVLLNNAGVLVSGAFGDIPLAKQHWQVDVNFKGVINGCHAALPYLKQTPGARLINMASASAIYGAPSLAVYSATKFAVRGLTEALQVEWQPLGVAVMDIWPLYVRTAMIDAVGAGSARSLDSMGVRLTPQNVADTVWRAANRPGRTHWTVGLQAWAMDLATRLSPRALTRRVVAWLSGF, translated from the coding sequence ATGACCCGTTCGGCCATCCTGATCACCGGCGCCGCCGCCGGCATCGGCCGCGCCTGCGCCGAGCGCTTTGCGCGCGAGGGCTGGTTCGTCGGCGTCTGCGACATCGACGAGGCTGGCGCGAGCGCACTGGCGCGGCAATTCGGCGCCCAGGGCTGGTCGGCGAAGCTCGACGTCACCGATCCGGCCGCCTGGGACGCCACGCTGGCGGCTTTCTTTGCCGCCAGCGGCGGCCGCCTCGACGTGCTGCTGAACAATGCCGGCGTGCTGGTCAGCGGGGCTTTCGGCGATATCCCGCTGGCGAAGCAGCACTGGCAGGTCGACGTGAACTTCAAGGGCGTGATCAATGGCTGCCATGCCGCGCTGCCATACCTGAAGCAGACCCCCGGCGCGCGGCTGATCAACATGGCCTCGGCCTCGGCGATCTACGGCGCGCCCTCGCTGGCGGTGTACTCCGCCACCAAGTTCGCGGTGCGCGGCCTGACCGAGGCGCTGCAGGTGGAGTGGCAGCCGCTGGGCGTCGCCGTGATGGACATCTGGCCGCTGTACGTGCGCACCGCGATGATCGACGCGGTCGGCGCCGGCAGCGCGCGCAGCCTGGACTCGATGGGCGTGCGCCTGACGCCGCAGAATGTCGCCGACACGGTGTGGCGCGCGGCGAACCGGCCGGGCCGTACCCACTGGACCGTCGGCCTGCAGGCCTGGGCGATGGACCTGGCGACCCGCCTGAGCCCCCGCGCGCTGACGCGTCGCGTGGTGGCCTGGTTGTCCGGCTTCTGA
- a CDS encoding alpha/beta hydrolase: MQKLIPPVLRGTIKPAFNPRLPLGLRRRWLELTSRAMLAPRDCRYEATTLGGRPAERVRAHAQLNRSVILYLHGGGYFMGSPRTHRAITGRLARLTGATVYVPEYRLAPEHAYPAQLQDALAAYRALLDHGVAAECIAVAGDSAGGHLALSLLLALREIGLPQPAAAVLLSPWADAGLDGESVERIGARDPMLTPKWARLTGADFRGGVEADDPRVHLLAADLTGLPPLRIEVGSNEILLSDAEGLCEAAEAVGVEVSFRRWDGYWHVFQVHAGLLRAAAESLEGIAAWLRERWA, encoded by the coding sequence ATGCAAAAACTCATTCCGCCCGTCCTGCGCGGCACGATCAAGCCGGCGTTCAACCCGCGCCTGCCCCTGGGGCTGCGCCGCCGCTGGCTGGAACTGACCTCACGGGCGATGCTGGCGCCGCGCGACTGCCGCTACGAAGCGACGACCCTGGGCGGCCGTCCCGCCGAGCGCGTACGCGCCCATGCGCAGCTCAACCGCAGCGTCATCCTCTACCTGCATGGCGGCGGCTACTTCATGGGCTCGCCGCGCACGCACCGGGCGATCACCGGCCGCCTGGCGCGGCTCACCGGGGCCACGGTCTACGTGCCGGAATACCGCCTGGCGCCGGAGCATGCCTATCCGGCGCAGCTGCAGGACGCGCTGGCCGCCTATCGCGCCCTGCTGGATCACGGCGTGGCCGCAGAGTGCATCGCCGTGGCCGGCGACTCCGCCGGCGGTCACCTGGCGCTATCGCTGCTGCTGGCCTTGCGCGAGATCGGCTTGCCGCAGCCGGCCGCAGCCGTGCTGCTGTCGCCCTGGGCCGATGCCGGCCTGGACGGCGAAAGCGTCGAGCGCATCGGTGCGCGTGACCCGATGCTGACGCCGAAGTGGGCGCGCCTGACCGGCGCCGACTTCCGCGGCGGCGTCGAGGCAGACGATCCGCGCGTGCACCTGCTGGCGGCCGATCTCACCGGCCTGCCGCCGCTGCGCATCGAGGTCGGCAGCAACGAGATCCTGTTGTCCGACGCCGAAGGCCTCTGCGAAGCGGCCGAGGCCGTCGGTGTCGAGGTCAGTTTCCGCCGCTGGGACGGCTACTGGCACGTCTTCCAGGTGCACGCCGGGCTGCTGCGCGCCGCCGCCGAATCGCTGGAAGGCATCGCCGCCTGGCTCAGGGAGCGTTGGGCATGA
- a CDS encoding SDR family NAD(P)-dependent oxidoreductase has translation MKQLMGKVAVITGAGSGIGRACALELGRAGCRLALSDVSQAGLAGTVAACEALGIEARGYALDVSKREAVYAHAEDVKRDFGNANLVLNNAGVSVAARADETSWADFEWLMGINFWGVTYGTQAFLPQLIASGDGHVVNVSSVFGLIGAPGNAAYNAAKFGVRGYTEALRLEMTMEGHPVQVSCVHPGGIRTNIARTARKGESVKDRDLGSEFEKLARTTPEQAAAIIVRGIRANRPRILVGGDAVVIEWLARLLGIGYQPLIARFMKDKIKDKAN, from the coding sequence ATGAAGCAATTGATGGGAAAAGTGGCCGTCATCACCGGTGCCGGCAGCGGTATCGGCCGGGCCTGCGCGCTGGAACTGGGCCGCGCCGGCTGTCGCCTGGCCCTGTCCGACGTCAGCCAGGCCGGTCTCGCCGGCACGGTCGCCGCCTGCGAGGCCCTGGGGATCGAGGCCCGCGGCTACGCCCTGGACGTCTCGAAGCGCGAGGCGGTCTACGCCCATGCCGAGGACGTCAAGCGCGACTTCGGCAACGCCAACCTGGTGCTCAACAACGCCGGCGTGTCGGTGGCGGCGCGGGCCGACGAGACCTCCTGGGCCGACTTCGAATGGCTCATGGGCATCAACTTCTGGGGCGTCACCTACGGCACCCAGGCCTTCCTGCCCCAGCTGATCGCCTCCGGCGACGGCCACGTCGTCAACGTCTCCAGCGTCTTCGGCCTGATCGGCGCCCCCGGCAACGCTGCCTACAACGCCGCCAAGTTCGGCGTGCGCGGCTACACCGAGGCACTGCGCCTGGAGATGACGATGGAGGGCCACCCGGTGCAGGTCAGCTGCGTGCACCCCGGCGGCATCCGCACCAACATCGCGCGCACCGCGCGCAAGGGCGAGTCGGTCAAGGATCGCGATCTCGGCAGCGAGTTCGAGAAGCTGGCGCGCACCACGCCGGAGCAGGCCGCCGCGATCATCGTGCGCGGCATCCGCGCCAACCGCCCGCGCATCCTGGTCGGCGGCGACGCCGTGGTCATCGAATGGCTGGCGCGCCTGCTCGGCATCGGCTACCAGCCGCTGATCGCGCGCTTCATGAAGGACAAGATCAAGGACAAGGCCAACTGA
- a CDS encoding rubredoxin, giving the protein MRKWRCLICDFEYDEAKGLPDEGIAPGTRWEDIPDSWTCPDCGASKADFDMVPA; this is encoded by the coding sequence ATGCGCAAGTGGCGCTGTCTCATCTGTGATTTCGAATACGACGAGGCCAAGGGCCTTCCCGACGAGGGCATTGCCCCCGGCACGCGCTGGGAGGACATCCCGGACAGCTGGACCTGCCCGGACTGCGGCGCCTCCAAGGCCGACTTCGACATGGTCCCGGCGTGA
- a CDS encoding FAD-dependent oxidoreductase codes for MSAPLTILGSGHAGITLARDLRKLAPELPLRLITREDGHYYYKPDLSKAFAAGKDADGLIKNPLEQLVEQLKAEVLVRKDVTAIDPAAHAVQVDGEWLPYSKLVLATGADVLRLPIAGDAAAAVLSVNDREDYARFRAVLKPGARVLIIGAGLIGCEFANDLAAHGHAVRVVDIAAWPLNRLLPEAQGRALQEGLSRLGVQWQLGSGVASLDRAGDAVEARFTDGGSATVDVVLSAVGLRPRTQLAVASGLAVKAGIVVDDHLQTSAADVYAIGDCIEVNGRLLPYILPIANASRALAATLTGTPTKARFPAMPVIVKTPACPTLVNPPPPVAGAWEVTGTAPDLEAVYRDADGKPVGFALTGAATAKRGQYVPLMPAVHEPA; via the coding sequence GTGAGCGCTCCGCTCACGATCCTCGGCAGCGGACACGCCGGCATCACGCTGGCCCGCGACCTGCGGAAACTGGCGCCTGAGCTGCCCCTGCGGCTGATCACGCGCGAGGATGGGCACTACTACTACAAGCCGGACCTGTCCAAGGCCTTCGCGGCCGGCAAGGACGCGGACGGCCTGATCAAGAATCCGCTGGAGCAGCTCGTGGAGCAGCTCAAGGCGGAGGTACTGGTGCGCAAGGACGTGACCGCGATCGACCCGGCGGCGCATGCCGTGCAGGTCGACGGCGAGTGGCTGCCCTACTCGAAGCTGGTGCTGGCCACCGGCGCCGACGTGCTGCGGCTGCCGATCGCCGGCGATGCGGCCGCGGCGGTGCTGTCGGTCAACGACCGCGAGGACTATGCCCGCTTCCGCGCCGTGCTCAAGCCCGGCGCGCGGGTGCTGATCATCGGCGCCGGCCTGATCGGCTGCGAGTTCGCCAACGACCTGGCGGCCCATGGCCATGCCGTGCGGGTGGTGGACATCGCCGCCTGGCCGCTCAACCGCCTGCTGCCCGAGGCCCAGGGCCGCGCGCTGCAGGAGGGCCTGTCGCGCCTCGGCGTGCAGTGGCAGCTCGGCAGCGGCGTGGCCAGCCTGGACCGGGCCGGCGATGCCGTCGAAGCGCGCTTCACCGACGGCGGTTCCGCCACGGTGGACGTGGTGCTGTCGGCGGTGGGCCTGCGCCCGCGCACCCAGCTGGCCGTGGCCTCGGGCCTGGCGGTGAAGGCCGGCATCGTGGTGGACGACCACCTGCAGACCTCGGCGGCGGATGTCTACGCCATCGGCGACTGCATCGAGGTCAACGGCCGCCTGCTGCCCTATATCCTGCCGATCGCCAACGCTTCCCGCGCCCTGGCGGCGACGCTGACCGGCACGCCGACCAAGGCCCGGTTCCCGGCGATGCCGGTGATCGTCAAGACGCCAGCCTGCCCGACCCTGGTCAACCCGCCGCCGCCGGTCGCGGGCGCCTGGGAGGTGACGGGCACGGCACCCGACCTGGAGGCGGTCTACAGGGACGCCGACGGCAAGCCGGTGGGTTTCGCCCTGACCGGGGCGGCCACCGCCAAGCGCGGGCAGTACGTACCCCTGATGCCGGCGGTTCACGAGCCGGCCTGA
- the ppnP gene encoding pyrimidine/purine nucleoside phosphorylase yields MSQFDQVSVLKKANVYFDGKCVSHTVLLADGTRKSVGVILPATLFFGTAAPEIMELVEGRCRVRLKGETAWTDYAGGQSFSVPGDSGFDIEALEPVHYVCHFG; encoded by the coding sequence ATGTCCCAGTTCGACCAGGTCAGCGTTCTCAAGAAGGCCAACGTCTATTTCGACGGCAAGTGCGTCAGCCACACGGTGCTGCTGGCCGACGGCACGCGCAAGTCGGTGGGCGTGATCCTGCCGGCGACGCTGTTCTTCGGCACCGCCGCCCCGGAAATCATGGAACTGGTCGAGGGCCGCTGCCGCGTGCGCCTGAAGGGCGAAACCGCCTGGACGGACTACGCCGGCGGCCAGTCCTTCTCGGTGCCGGGCGACAGCGGCTTCGACATCGAGGCGCTGGAGCCGGTGCATTATGTCTGTCACTTCGGGTGA